In Rhodospirillum rubrum ATCC 11170, a genomic segment contains:
- a CDS encoding OmpA/MotB family protein: MMGQSGGGRHHDAPEHDDTDAWLISFADMSCLLLGFFAMLASISSVDLVQYEKVKAGIQESIGSREVTKPIEELRQQTGDVIKSLQVEDVVGLGQDQQGLVIEFASSAFYEPGSADIRPTAIPVLEQVIATLNEPRYQGFQIEIQGHTDDIPINTAQYPSNWELSGARATRVLRFMLDQGVAKERVLAIAYADVAPKVPNRTPEGQAIPLNQELNRRIAVRVFPRAIPK, encoded by the coding sequence ATGATGGGTCAAAGCGGCGGCGGTCGCCACCATGACGCCCCGGAGCACGACGATACCGACGCCTGGCTGATCAGCTTCGCCGATATGTCGTGCCTGCTGCTTGGCTTCTTCGCCATGCTCGCCTCGATTTCCAGCGTCGATCTGGTTCAATACGAAAAGGTCAAGGCCGGCATCCAGGAAAGCATCGGCAGCCGCGAGGTGACCAAGCCGATCGAGGAGTTGCGCCAGCAAACCGGCGACGTCATCAAAAGCCTGCAGGTCGAAGACGTGGTCGGGCTTGGCCAGGACCAGCAGGGGCTGGTCATCGAATTCGCCTCCAGCGCCTTTTACGAACCGGGCTCGGCCGATATCCGCCCCACCGCCATCCCGGTGCTTGAACAGGTGATCGCCACCTTGAACGAGCCGCGCTATCAGGGGTTCCAGATCGAGATTCAGGGCCACACCGACGATATCCCGATCAACACCGCCCAATATCCATCGAATTGGGAGCTGTCGGGGGCGCGGGCGACCCGCGTGCTGCGCTTCATGCTTGACCAGGGGGTGGCCAAGGAACGGGTTCTGGCCATCGCCTATGCCGATGTGGCGCCCAAGGTGCCCAATCGCACCCCGGAGGGGCAGGCGATCCCGCTTAATCAGGAACTCAACCGCCGCATCGCCGTCCGCGTCTTCCCGCGGGCCATCCCCAAATAA
- a CDS encoding MBL fold metallo-hydrolase: protein MSDTITFWGVRGSIACPFPGHMAYGGNTSCVALGLGGQTVILDAGTGIRALGASAALRGVSRLALLFSHVHRDHIEGFPFFAPAHDRAVRLDIFAGPIEGASIRQLLDNLMSRPMFPLSLDQLRAQKVFHDLPAATAFTLFERIKVRTAALNHPGGATAYRFEHGGRVVCYVTDTEHRPGQPDAGLLELIAGADYVLYDSTYTDREFAAHRGWGHSTWEEGVRLCRQAGARHLVIFHHDPDHDDAAMAAIETAARAAWGGTLVAREGMTIALDSGVVTQAGR, encoded by the coding sequence ATGAGCGATACCATCACCTTCTGGGGCGTGCGCGGCTCCATCGCTTGCCCGTTTCCCGGCCATATGGCTTATGGCGGCAATACCAGCTGCGTCGCCCTTGGCCTGGGCGGGCAAACGGTGATCCTTGATGCCGGCACCGGCATCCGCGCCCTCGGCGCCTCGGCGGCCCTGCGCGGCGTTAGCCGCCTTGCCTTGCTGTTTAGCCATGTCCACCGCGACCATATCGAAGGCTTTCCGTTTTTCGCCCCGGCCCATGATCGGGCGGTGCGCCTGGATATCTTCGCCGGCCCGATCGAGGGCGCCAGCATCCGCCAGTTGCTCGATAACTTGATGTCCCGTCCGATGTTTCCGCTTTCCCTGGACCAGTTGCGCGCGCAAAAAGTTTTTCATGACCTGCCGGCGGCGACGGCCTTCACGCTGTTTGAGCGCATCAAGGTGCGCACCGCCGCGCTCAACCATCCCGGCGGCGCCACCGCCTATCGCTTCGAGCATGGCGGCCGGGTCGTATGTTATGTCACCGATACCGAACATCGGCCGGGTCAGCCCGATGCCGGGCTGCTTGAGCTGATCGCCGGGGCCGATTATGTCCTTTACGACTCGACCTATACGGATCGCGAGTTTGCCGCCCACCGGGGCTGGGGACATTCGACCTGGGAGGAGGGGGTACGGCTTTGCCGACAGGCGGGGGCCCGCCATCTGGTGATCTTCCACCACGATCCCGATCACGACGACGCCGCCATGGCCGCCATCGAAACCGCGGCCCGCGCCGCCTGGGGCGGCACGCTGGTCGCCCGCGAGGGGATGACCATCGCCCTCGACAGCGGGGTGGTCACCCAGGCCGGGCGTTAG
- a CDS encoding bifunctional acetate--CoA ligase family protein/GNAT family N-acetyltransferase, which translates to MSVRNLSALFAPRSVAVIGASNQANTVGHLVMRNLLSGGFGGPIMPVNPKYQAVGGVLAYADVASLPVAPDLAIVCSPPDSVPMAVAELGDRGTKACIVMTEGLSRAREAGGRSLQQATLDAARRHMVRVLGPNSVGLLVPALGLNASFSHQPALPGKAAFISQSGALCTAVLDWAKGRGIGFSHFVSLGDKADVDFGDAVDYLGAQPDVRAVLLYIETLTDARKFMSAARSAARNKPVIVIKSGRGEEGARAAASHTGNLAGTDSIHDIAFKRAGMLRVYSLEELFSAVETIAHTRRPMRGERLAILTNGGGIGVMAVDELSDRGGTLAKLSPETLARLHTVVPASTVVANPLNIGGSAPGERYTAALEVLLDSHDVDAVLVMHAPSAFSSPSDIARKVIDVARARRTASIFTCWVGQASVTEARGLFAEAQIPTFSTPDEGVQGFMHMVDYRRNQDMLMETPPSLPSEFTANTNSARTIVDLAIERGHLIMSEPEAKAVFAAYGIPTVETHIAHTAEEAEDVARRMNGPVALKILSRDITHKSDVGGVVLDLDHPETVRKAAEDMIGRVTATFPGARLEGFTVQRMARRPGAHELIVGATTDPIFGPVILFGQGGTAVEIIRDRSVALPPLNMALAHDMLERTRVFRLLEGYRDKPAADIESICVTLIQVAQMMIDIPEIVELEINPLFADSRGVLAVDARVRLEPGKTKGPHRLAIRPYPKQLEETFTMTDGRAVVLRPIRPEDEPKHHEFVSRLTAEDVRFRFFGLVKELPHDQMARLTQIDYAREMAFVAQLDEGGARQTLGVVRAVTDPDNETTEFSVVVRSDLKGSGLGKALMKKIIRYCQERRTKAMVGQVLRDNRRMLKFCEGLGFERIGIVDDDVVELKLDLAKVNLNAT; encoded by the coding sequence ATGAGTGTGCGTAACCTGTCCGCATTGTTCGCCCCGCGTTCGGTGGCGGTGATCGGCGCGTCCAATCAGGCCAATACGGTGGGCCATCTGGTGATGCGCAACCTGCTGAGCGGCGGGTTCGGCGGACCGATCATGCCGGTCAATCCCAAGTATCAGGCCGTTGGCGGCGTTCTCGCCTATGCCGATGTCGCCAGCCTGCCCGTCGCCCCCGATCTGGCCATCGTCTGCTCGCCCCCTGACTCGGTGCCGATGGCGGTGGCGGAACTGGGCGATCGCGGCACTAAGGCTTGCATCGTCATGACCGAGGGCCTGTCGCGGGCCCGCGAGGCGGGGGGGCGATCGCTTCAGCAAGCCACCCTCGACGCGGCGCGGCGCCATATGGTGCGCGTGCTCGGCCCCAATAGCGTCGGGCTGCTGGTGCCGGCGCTCGGCCTCAACGCCAGCTTTTCCCACCAGCCCGCCCTGCCCGGCAAGGCGGCCTTCATCAGCCAGTCGGGCGCGCTGTGCACCGCCGTGCTCGATTGGGCCAAGGGCCGGGGCATCGGCTTTTCCCATTTCGTGTCGTTGGGCGACAAGGCCGATGTCGATTTCGGCGATGCGGTGGACTACCTGGGCGCCCAGCCCGACGTGCGGGCCGTGCTGCTCTATATCGAAACCCTGACCGACGCCCGCAAATTCATGTCGGCCGCCCGCTCGGCGGCGCGCAACAAGCCGGTCATCGTCATCAAATCGGGGCGTGGCGAGGAAGGGGCGCGGGCGGCGGCCTCGCATACGGGCAATCTGGCCGGCACCGACAGCATCCACGACATCGCCTTCAAACGCGCCGGCATGCTGCGGGTTTACAGCCTGGAAGAGCTGTTCAGCGCCGTGGAAACCATCGCCCATACCCGCCGGCCGATGCGCGGCGAACGCCTGGCCATCCTGACCAATGGCGGCGGCATCGGCGTGATGGCCGTCGACGAATTGAGCGATCGCGGCGGCACCCTGGCCAAGCTCTCCCCAGAAACCCTGGCCCGCCTGCATACGGTGGTTCCGGCCAGCACGGTGGTCGCCAATCCCCTCAACATCGGCGGCAGCGCCCCGGGCGAGCGTTATACCGCCGCCCTGGAGGTCCTGCTCGATTCCCATGATGTCGACGCGGTGCTGGTGATGCATGCGCCAAGCGCCTTCTCCTCGCCCAGCGACATCGCCCGCAAGGTCATCGACGTGGCCCGCGCCCGGCGCACCGCCAGCATCTTCACCTGCTGGGTCGGACAGGCGAGCGTGACCGAGGCGCGCGGTCTGTTCGCCGAGGCCCAGATCCCGACCTTCTCGACCCCCGACGAAGGGGTCCAGGGGTTCATGCATATGGTCGATTACCGGCGCAACCAGGACATGCTGATGGAAACGCCCCCCAGCCTGCCCAGCGAGTTCACCGCCAATACCAATTCGGCCCGCACCATCGTCGATCTCGCCATCGAGCGCGGCCATCTGATCATGAGCGAGCCCGAGGCCAAGGCGGTCTTCGCCGCCTATGGCATCCCCACCGTCGAAACCCATATCGCCCATACCGCCGAAGAGGCCGAGGATGTCGCCCGGCGGATGAACGGGCCGGTCGCCCTCAAGATCCTGTCGCGCGATATCACCCATAAGTCCGATGTCGGCGGCGTGGTGCTTGATCTCGACCACCCCGAGACCGTGCGCAAGGCCGCCGAGGACATGATCGGCCGCGTCACCGCCACCTTCCCCGGCGCCCGCCTGGAAGGCTTCACCGTGCAACGCATGGCCCGGCGCCCCGGCGCCCATGAATTGATCGTCGGCGCCACCACCGATCCGATCTTCGGCCCGGTCATCTTGTTCGGCCAGGGCGGCACGGCGGTGGAGATCATCCGCGACCGCTCGGTCGCCCTGCCGCCGCTCAATATGGCGCTGGCCCATGACATGCTTGAACGCACCCGGGTCTTCCGCTTGCTGGAAGGCTATCGCGACAAGCCCGCCGCCGATATCGAATCGATCTGCGTCACCCTGATCCAGGTCGCCCAGATGATGATCGACATCCCCGAAATCGTCGAACTCGAGATCAATCCGCTGTTCGCCGATTCCCGGGGCGTGCTGGCCGTCGATGCCCGGGTGAGGCTGGAACCGGGCAAGACCAAGGGCCCCCACCGTCTGGCCATCCGCCCCTACCCCAAGCAATTGGAGGAAACCTTCACCATGACCGATGGGCGCGCCGTTGTTTTGCGGCCGATCCGTCCGGAAGATGAACCCAAACACCATGAATTCGTCTCGCGGCTGACCGCCGAAGACGTGCGCTTTCGCTTCTTCGGGCTGGTCAAGGAACTGCCCCACGACCAGATGGCCCGCCTTACCCAGATCGATTACGCCCGCGAGATGGCCTTCGTCGCCCAGCTCGACGAGGGCGGCGCCCGCCAGACCCTGGGCGTGGTCCGCGCCGTGACCGATCCCGACAATGAAACCACCGAGTTCTCGGTGGTGGTGCGCTCCGATCTCAAGGGATCGGGCCTGGGCAAGGCCCTGATGAAAAAGATCATTCGCTACTGCCAGGAACGCCGCACCAAGGCGATGGTCGGTCAGGTGCTGCGCGACAACCGGCGGATGCTCAAATTCTGCGAGGGGTTGGGCTTCGAGCGGATCGGCATCGTCGATGACGATGTGGTCGAACTGAAGCTCGATCTCGCCAAGGTCAATCTGAACGCGACATGA
- a CDS encoding motility protein A, translating into MSLATILGVLFGFGLFCLSVILSTDNYLLFLKGESFIMVVGGTLAAAFVSFEPRYVVSALRSMVAILFNHEVSRSILTHEVGRVIRWGYIIQKNGLPGLEADAQKVRKQDRFLSYGLDLVVTGYTGTEVREILANTVENTFQRQVVPAEILRNMGGTAPAFGMIGTLVGLIIMFDSMGSNPGSMGAGLAVALTATLYGLLSARLLFLPAASKVKQREELIRYRNYLLAEGLALLAERKSPRYIQDRMNSYLDPSIHFSIDRVRIKE; encoded by the coding sequence ATGTCACTCGCGACGATTCTCGGCGTACTCTTCGGCTTCGGTCTGTTCTGCCTCTCCGTCATCCTGTCCACCGATAATTATCTCTTATTCCTCAAGGGAGAGAGCTTTATCATGGTGGTCGGCGGAACGCTGGCCGCGGCGTTCGTCTCCTTCGAACCCCGCTATGTGGTCAGCGCGCTGCGCAGCATGGTGGCCATTCTTTTCAATCACGAGGTCTCGCGCTCGATCCTGACCCATGAAGTGGGCCGCGTCATCCGCTGGGGCTATATCATCCAGAAAAACGGCCTGCCCGGCCTCGAGGCCGATGCCCAGAAAGTTCGCAAGCAAGATCGATTCCTCAGCTATGGCCTTGATCTGGTGGTCACCGGCTATACGGGAACCGAAGTGCGCGAAATTCTGGCCAATACGGTTGAGAACACCTTCCAAAGGCAGGTGGTTCCGGCGGAAATCCTGCGCAACATGGGTGGAACCGCCCCGGCCTTCGGCATGATCGGCACCCTGGTCGGCCTGATCATCATGTTCGACAGCATGGGCAGCAATCCGGGCAGCATGGGCGCCGGCCTCGCCGTCGCCCTGACCGCCACGCTGTATGGCCTGTTGTCGGCCCGCCTGCTCTTCCTGCCCGCCGCCTCCAAGGTCAAGCAGCGCGAAGAGCTGATCCGCTATCGCAATTATCTTCTGGCCGAGGGCCTCGCCCTTCTCGCCGAGCGCAAAAGCCCGCGCTACATCCAAGACCGGATGAACAGCTACCTTGATCCGTCGATCCACTTCAGCATCGATCGGGTCCGCATCAAGGAGTAA
- a CDS encoding M20 aminoacylase family protein translates to MSLLDAFKPLHAGMIDWRHDIHRHPELGYQETRTAAKVAGLLRGFGCDAVVEQIGGTGVVGVLRQGDGPMIGLRADMDALPIPERNDFDHQSVHPGVMHACGHDGHTAMLLGAARHLAATRRFQGSVVFIFQPAEEGLAGARAMIEDGLFERWPVEAVYGLHNLPGLPAGSISVSPGPQLAAADKLVIEITGRGAHAAAPELARDPVLAGAAAVQALQQIVSRNVSPAETAVVSVTCFNAGETFNVLPDGATLKGTVRYFSSETGDLVRNRIAQVLEGIALAHDVSITLDLQRGYPATVNSAPQADFARGVARALLGEDLAPPQEPRMIAEDFSLMLQVKPGAFGFIGNGQSPSLHNPRYEFNDAILPIGAAYFCALAETALRRPPHG, encoded by the coding sequence ATGAGCCTTCTCGATGCCTTCAAGCCCCTGCACGCCGGGATGATCGATTGGCGCCACGACATCCACCGCCACCCCGAGCTGGGCTATCAGGAAACCCGGACGGCGGCCAAGGTGGCGGGCCTGCTCCGCGGTTTCGGCTGTGACGCGGTGGTCGAACAGATCGGCGGCACCGGCGTTGTCGGCGTGCTGCGCCAGGGCGACGGGCCGATGATCGGATTGCGTGCCGATATGGACGCCTTGCCGATTCCCGAGAGGAATGATTTCGATCACCAAAGCGTTCACCCCGGGGTCATGCACGCCTGCGGTCACGACGGTCATACGGCGATGCTGTTGGGCGCGGCCCGTCATCTGGCGGCGACGCGGCGTTTCCAGGGCTCGGTGGTGTTCATTTTCCAACCGGCCGAGGAAGGTCTGGCCGGGGCGCGGGCGATGATCGAGGACGGCCTGTTCGAGCGTTGGCCGGTCGAGGCGGTCTATGGCCTTCATAACCTGCCCGGCTTGCCGGCGGGCAGCATCTCGGTCTCCCCCGGCCCGCAACTGGCCGCCGCCGACAAGCTGGTCATCGAGATCACCGGCCGGGGCGCCCATGCCGCCGCCCCCGAACTGGCGCGCGACCCGGTTCTGGCCGGCGCCGCCGCCGTTCAGGCCCTGCAGCAGATCGTCTCGCGCAATGTCTCGCCGGCGGAAACGGCGGTGGTTTCCGTCACCTGCTTCAATGCCGGGGAAACCTTTAATGTTCTGCCCGACGGCGCGACGCTGAAAGGCACCGTGCGCTACTTCTCGTCGGAAACCGGCGATTTGGTGCGCAACCGCATCGCCCAGGTCCTCGAGGGCATCGCGCTGGCCCATGACGTATCGATCACCCTTGATCTCCAGCGCGGCTATCCGGCCACGGTCAACAGCGCCCCCCAGGCCGATTTCGCCCGGGGCGTCGCCCGCGCCCTGCTTGGCGAGGATCTGGCCCCGCCCCAGGAGCCGCGGATGATCGCCGAGGATTTCTCGCTGATGCTCCAGGTCAAGCCCGGCGCCTTCGGCTTTATCGGCAATGGCCAAAGCCCCTCGCTCCACAATCCGCGCTATGAGTTCAACGACGCCATCTTGCCCATTGGCGCCGCCTATTTCTGCGCCCTGGCCGAAACCGCCCTGCGGCGGCCCCCTCACGGATAA
- a CDS encoding SAM hydrolase/SAM-dependent halogenase family protein — translation MLIALATDFGSTGPYMGQMRAVLATAAPGVAVIDLFSDLPAFEPKLAAYALAAHLGPLPPDSVVIGVVDPGVGGERRAVALRVDGRWLVGPDNGLFAPLVRRGLTTEAWTLACPPQASASFHGRDVFAPAAGALARGDRSGLVAAIDPASLDRPDWPDDLPHIVYIDSYGNAMTGLRASKYPGTGVIKVGERPIKRARTFGDVAPGSAFFYTNANGLLEIAVSRGRADQRLGLQLGSPVLVQAAALENDPAP, via the coding sequence ATGCTGATCGCGCTCGCCACCGATTTTGGATCGACCGGCCCCTATATGGGCCAGATGCGCGCCGTGCTGGCGACGGCGGCGCCGGGGGTAGCGGTAATCGATCTGTTTAGCGATCTGCCGGCCTTCGAGCCCAAGCTCGCCGCCTATGCGCTGGCCGCCCACCTTGGCCCCTTGCCGCCCGACAGCGTGGTGATCGGCGTGGTCGATCCCGGGGTTGGCGGCGAGCGCCGCGCCGTGGCGCTGCGGGTCGACGGGCGCTGGCTGGTCGGCCCCGACAACGGCCTATTCGCCCCATTGGTCCGCCGAGGCCTGACCACCGAGGCCTGGACGCTTGCCTGTCCGCCCCAGGCCAGCGCCTCGTTCCATGGCCGCGATGTTTTCGCCCCGGCCGCTGGCGCCCTGGCGCGCGGCGACCGCTCGGGACTGGTCGCCGCCATCGATCCCGCCAGCCTTGATCGCCCCGACTGGCCCGATGATCTGCCCCACATCGTCTATATCGACAGCTATGGCAACGCCATGACCGGCCTGCGGGCGAGCAAATACCCTGGGACCGGGGTGATCAAGGTGGGCGAGCGCCCGATCAAACGGGCGCGGACCTTTGGCGACGTCGCCCCCGGGTCGGCTTTTTTTTATACCAACGCCAATGGCTTGCTGGAAATCGCCGTCAGTCGTGGCCGCGCCGATCAGCGGCTGGGCCTGCAGCTCGGCTCGCCCGTTCTCGTTCAAGCCGCCGCCCTTGAAAACGACCCCGCGCCATGA
- a CDS encoding sensor domain-containing protein: MTFEDPSFWAALLTAATTAGAITILVALVRRNQAKGPDRRAREDAEIFLGLSDGLIVLDDGGRVSALNRAAQRMTGQEGEAAVGKSARRLLPGLESVLEGKDRLASSLGLWCRLPATGREEALASTLGALLSETTGPAGTRTVLVLRDISEQIRLTEVDDWLRVIDGHLLAGTSLGDLANDLCERVARAFGLPLLWIGVPRPEGLLVVGKGGSEAARLSAYPEGRGDEGTQGVAGRTLRSGRAQSDDAGEGWAAPTWAPGVPLGRAYCVGLRARGEVVAVLCLRGHGEAPSPALSRALEALGPRLGEAIVYERGQSLMRLQSAAIAAAANAIVITDGEGRVEWVNEAYHLLSGYERDQIIGTLPAVLAGPSAANPTAIEAWPTLRAGQVWRGEIHETHRDGRTYIVDKTITPIVDASGRLSHLVAVDEDVTARKKAEERIRYLSNYDTLTRLPNRVLFRDRLYQAVVQARRGHGGLAVMFIDLDQFSLVNDTLGHAAGDHLLMTIASRINAAAEEADTVARVGGDEFALIQTALTSADSAASLARRLIDVIRTPVDLGGREVVIGANVGIAIYPQDGTDPDNLMKNADMAMYRAVKSGDDSCCFFSNEMNAEAAVRLSLEEDLRRALDSGDQLFLHYQLQFCIESGRPVGAEALARWTHPTLGAIPPTRFIPVAEDSGLILALGDWVLGTALAEYARWRAAGCGRLTIAVNMSAVQFRQKGLVERVTDLLAQHGVPPEDLELELTESMLMQDADQAVAQLTALSQAGIRLSIDDFGTGYSSLGYLKLFRVDKLKVDQSFVRDVTEDGNDAVIARAIINLGHSLGLEVIAEGVETPEQMAYLRREGCDVVQGYLMAYPEPGETVARRLLALDALSAAPAAVVMSRSD, from the coding sequence ATGACCTTCGAGGACCCGTCTTTCTGGGCCGCCCTGTTGACCGCCGCCACGACGGCGGGCGCGATTACCATTCTGGTCGCCCTGGTGCGGCGCAATCAGGCGAAAGGCCCCGACCGACGGGCCAGGGAAGACGCCGAGATTTTCTTGGGCCTCTCCGATGGGTTGATCGTGCTTGACGACGGCGGCCGGGTCAGCGCCCTCAATCGCGCCGCCCAACGGATGACCGGCCAGGAGGGCGAGGCCGCCGTCGGTAAGTCGGCCCGCCGGTTGCTTCCCGGTCTTGAGAGCGTGCTCGAGGGCAAGGACCGTCTGGCCTCCTCGCTGGGCCTATGGTGCCGGCTGCCAGCGACCGGCCGCGAGGAGGCCTTGGCGTCGACCCTTGGCGCCCTACTGAGCGAGACCACCGGGCCGGCGGGGACGCGCACGGTTCTGGTGCTGCGCGACATCAGCGAACAGATCCGCCTCACCGAGGTTGACGACTGGCTGCGGGTCATCGACGGCCACCTTCTGGCCGGAACGTCGCTGGGCGATCTCGCCAATGATCTGTGCGAGCGGGTCGCCCGGGCTTTCGGATTGCCGTTGTTGTGGATCGGCGTGCCCCGCCCCGAAGGCCTTCTTGTCGTTGGCAAAGGCGGCAGCGAGGCGGCGCGTTTGAGCGCCTATCCCGAGGGCAGGGGGGACGAGGGAACCCAGGGGGTGGCCGGCCGCACGCTGCGCTCGGGCCGGGCGCAGAGCGATGATGCCGGCGAAGGCTGGGCGGCCCCGACCTGGGCGCCGGGCGTTCCCTTGGGGCGGGCCTATTGTGTAGGGCTGCGCGCGCGCGGCGAGGTGGTGGCGGTTTTGTGCCTGCGCGGCCATGGCGAGGCGCCCTCTCCCGCCCTGTCGCGCGCCCTGGAGGCCCTGGGCCCCCGTCTGGGCGAGGCCATCGTCTACGAGCGCGGCCAATCCCTGATGCGCCTGCAAAGCGCCGCCATCGCCGCCGCGGCCAACGCCATCGTCATCACCGATGGGGAAGGCCGGGTGGAATGGGTCAACGAGGCCTATCATCTGCTGTCGGGCTACGAGCGCGATCAGATCATCGGCACCCTCCCGGCCGTTCTCGCCGGGCCATCGGCGGCGAACCCGACGGCGATCGAAGCCTGGCCGACGCTGCGCGCCGGTCAGGTGTGGCGCGGGGAAATCCACGAAACCCACCGTGACGGGCGGACCTATATCGTTGACAAGACGATCACGCCGATCGTCGACGCTAGCGGCCGCCTCAGCCATCTGGTCGCCGTCGATGAGGATGTGACGGCGCGCAAGAAGGCCGAGGAACGCATCCGCTATCTATCGAACTACGATACCCTGACGCGGTTGCCCAACCGCGTGCTGTTTCGCGACCGGCTTTATCAGGCCGTCGTCCAGGCCCGGCGCGGCCATGGCGGTCTGGCGGTGATGTTCATCGATCTTGATCAGTTCAGTCTGGTCAACGACACCTTGGGCCATGCCGCCGGCGATCATCTGCTGATGACCATCGCCTCGCGCATCAATGCCGCCGCCGAGGAGGCCGATACGGTGGCCCGGGTCGGCGGTGATGAATTCGCCCTGATCCAGACGGCGCTGACCAGCGCCGATTCCGCCGCCTCGCTGGCCCGCCGGCTGATCGACGTCATCCGCACCCCCGTTGATCTCGGGGGGCGCGAAGTGGTGATCGGCGCCAATGTCGGCATCGCCATCTATCCCCAGGATGGCACCGATCCCGATAATCTGATGAAGAACGCCGATATGGCGATGTATCGGGCGGTCAAGTCGGGCGATGACTCCTGCTGCTTCTTCTCCAATGAAATGAACGCCGAAGCCGCCGTTCGTCTCAGTTTGGAAGAAGATCTGCGCCGGGCGCTCGACTCGGGCGATCAGCTGTTCTTGCACTACCAGCTGCAGTTCTGCATCGAAAGCGGCCGGCCGGTGGGGGCCGAAGCCCTGGCCCGCTGGACCCATCCGACGCTTGGCGCCATTCCGCCCACCCGCTTCATTCCGGTGGCCGAAGACAGCGGGCTGATCCTGGCCTTGGGCGATTGGGTGCTGGGAACCGCGCTCGCCGAATACGCCCGCTGGCGGGCGGCGGGCTGCGGCCGGCTGACCATCGCCGTCAATATGTCGGCCGTGCAGTTCCGCCAGAAGGGGCTGGTCGAGCGGGTGACCGACCTGCTCGCCCAGCATGGCGTGCCGCCCGAGGATCTGGAACTGGAGCTGACGGAAAGCATGCTGATGCAAGACGCCGATCAGGCGGTCGCCCAATTGACGGCGCTGTCGCAGGCCGGCATCCGCCTGTCGATCGACGACTTCGGCACCGGCTATTCCTCGCTGGGCTATCTGAAGCTGTTCCGGGTCGATAAATTAAAGGTCGATCAATCCTTCGTCCGCGACGTGACCGAAGACGGCAACGACGCGGTGATCGCCCGCGCCATCATCAACCTGGGCCACAGCCTGGGTCTCGAGGTCATCGCCGAGGGGGTGGAAACGCCCGAGCAGATGGCCTATCTGCGGCGCGAGGGCTGCGATGTGGTTCAGGGCTACCTGATGGCCTACCCCGAGCCCGGCGAAACGGTGGCCCGGCGCCTTCTCGCCCTCGACGCCTTAAGCGCGGCGCCGGCGGCCGTCGTCATGTCGCGTTCAGATTGA
- a CDS encoding RNA polymerase sigma factor encodes MSGRERRGSPVLAEALEKDRARFVRYVRAKLGGAAAEEAEDVVSDLVLRLVERADLPEQVETMTAYLYRALGNAIIDLFRRRRSRPAAERDFESADAGVLVDPAPNPEAQVLTREALARIGWALERLSPGERAVWIAVEVEGWTFRALSEAWGQPIGTLLARKSRATTALRRLLSDERSRG; translated from the coding sequence ATGAGCGGGCGCGAAAGGCGCGGCTCGCCGGTTCTGGCCGAAGCGCTGGAAAAGGACCGCGCCCGCTTCGTTCGCTACGTGCGCGCCAAACTGGGCGGCGCGGCGGCCGAAGAAGCCGAGGACGTGGTCTCGGATCTGGTGCTGCGGCTGGTCGAACGCGCCGATCTTCCCGAACAGGTTGAAACCATGACGGCTTATCTTTACCGGGCGCTTGGCAATGCCATTATCGATCTGTTCCGTCGGCGACGGTCGCGGCCGGCGGCGGAGCGCGACTTTGAATCCGCAGACGCCGGAGTCCTGGTCGATCCGGCCCCCAACCCCGAGGCCCAGGTCCTTACCCGCGAGGCGCTGGCGCGCATCGGCTGGGCGCTGGAACGCCTCAGTCCGGGCGAGCGGGCGGTGTGGATCGCCGTTGAAGTCGAGGGCTGGACCTTCCGCGCCCTGTCGGAAGCCTGGGGCCAGCCCATCGGCACCTTACTCGCCCGCAAAAGTCGGGCGACCACCGCGCTGCGCCGGCTTTTGAGCGACGAACGATCGCGTGGATAA